In Deinococcus proteolyticus MRP, a single genomic region encodes these proteins:
- a CDS encoding BON domain-containing protein, with the protein MWPFGKKTADRVSDAIKENKQLSGLGLNVQEKGGTVTLSGIAPSQAHVNLARIVAEGVNGVKSVDVSGVSVQAPAKPSQPAAAATGTAQTAQSSGGPTVQTASTGGSDQELEDTSRVAKEVLSAIRGNAELKDDPIDVLQSGKSVILRGVVDSDHELRLAEQLARGVSGVAGVDVSGLKVHEGAKELAKEKDEQGETVYTVKAGDTLSKIAQRYYGDLNAYHKIAQYNGIANPDHIEVGQKIRIPA; encoded by the coding sequence ATGTGGCCTTTTGGAAAGAAGACGGCAGACCGCGTCAGTGACGCGATCAAAGAAAACAAGCAGCTGAGCGGCCTGGGCCTGAACGTGCAGGAAAAGGGCGGCACCGTCACCCTGAGCGGCATCGCTCCCTCGCAGGCTCATGTGAACCTGGCCCGCATCGTGGCCGAGGGCGTGAACGGCGTGAAGTCGGTGGATGTCTCGGGCGTCAGCGTGCAGGCTCCGGCCAAGCCCAGCCAGCCCGCCGCAGCGGCCACCGGCACGGCCCAGACGGCCCAGAGCAGTGGCGGCCCTACCGTACAGACGGCCAGCACCGGCGGCAGCGACCAGGAGCTTGAGGACACCAGCCGCGTGGCCAAGGAAGTGCTGAGCGCCATTCGCGGCAACGCCGAGCTGAAGGATGACCCCATCGACGTGCTACAAAGCGGCAAGTCCGTGATTCTGCGCGGCGTGGTGGACAGCGACCACGAGCTGCGCCTGGCCGAGCAGCTGGCCCGCGGTGTCAGCGGTGTGGCCGGCGTGGACGTGAGCGGCCTGAAGGTCCACGAGGGCGCCAAGGAACTGGCGAAGGAAAAGGACGAGCAGGGCGAAACCGTCTACACCGTCAAGGCCGGCGATACCCTCAGCAAAATCGCTCAGCGCTACTACGGTGACCTGAACGCCTACCACAAGATTGCCCAGTACAACGGTATCGCCAACCCCGACCATATCGAGGTAGGCCAGAAAATCCGTATTCCCGCCTGA
- a CDS encoding sensor histidine kinase yields MTLSPPPGAALARRPSLSPLADLLHPQTWRTGLYLLLALPFSVLVAGLLGAGLLSGALTLPLLVGFVILPLTMLTLLGLNAAQRWLAGLLGLRLGQPVQAPVGGPLDWLRFQLRQPALWRGAAFQLVALPLAALSWAVMAVALALTLAALTGAVWPLLGLTLTLGQQGVEPSLPVQLALGVAGLGGLMMSAALINLLGHIWTALAGALLRPEDPLVQAQRAVQALGQAAGRVALGEDLDVTLQQVTEQAWTGSGACGVRLDGPQGPRAAAGQAVAAPGLLVTAPQVQGLGKASEQGEVLASLPVRVAGLPWGALHATFPAQQPPDPGALTVLSGMADHAGTALHAARLAERAAGRAEEEERARLARELHDSVAQALYGISLGAKAARATLDTRPEQTRASLDYTIGLAEGAVSEMKALLFSLRPDALAEGGLLAALEQQVHTLRTRHGLNVHTRWGEEPPLTPAAQTAAYRIALEALHNVVKHAHAQQVQVELAQVGERLHLRVQDDGHGFDQQAASGGTLGQRSMRERAAGAGGHLEVRSAPGQGTAVELWLPLAPEPATEQPTSTEKTELPGTLSPVFPIQVHQEAGQ; encoded by the coding sequence ATGACCCTGTCCCCCCCTCCCGGCGCCGCGCTTGCCCGCCGGCCTTCGCTGTCGCCCCTGGCAGACCTACTGCATCCGCAGACCTGGCGCACCGGCCTGTACCTGCTGCTGGCGTTGCCGTTCAGCGTACTGGTGGCCGGCCTGCTGGGTGCCGGACTTCTGAGCGGGGCGCTGACCCTGCCGCTGCTGGTGGGGTTCGTCATTCTGCCGCTGACCATGCTGACCCTGCTGGGGCTGAACGCGGCACAGCGCTGGCTGGCCGGCCTGCTGGGGCTGCGCCTTGGGCAGCCAGTTCAGGCCCCGGTGGGCGGGCCGCTCGACTGGCTCCGCTTTCAGCTGCGGCAGCCAGCGCTGTGGCGTGGAGCCGCGTTTCAGCTGGTGGCCCTGCCGCTGGCTGCGCTGTCCTGGGCCGTCATGGCTGTCGCTCTGGCACTGACACTGGCTGCCCTGACAGGAGCCGTCTGGCCGCTGCTGGGGCTGACACTGACTCTGGGTCAGCAGGGGGTGGAGCCTTCGCTGCCGGTGCAGCTGGCCTTGGGTGTGGCTGGCCTGGGCGGGCTGATGATGAGTGCGGCCCTGATTAACCTGCTGGGCCACATCTGGACCGCTCTGGCCGGAGCGCTGCTGCGCCCGGAAGACCCACTGGTCCAGGCACAGCGGGCCGTGCAGGCGCTGGGGCAGGCTGCCGGCCGGGTCGCGCTGGGTGAGGACTTGGACGTGACCTTGCAGCAGGTCACCGAGCAGGCCTGGACTGGCAGCGGCGCCTGCGGCGTGCGGCTGGACGGGCCTCAGGGTCCCAGAGCGGCTGCCGGTCAGGCCGTGGCCGCGCCGGGGTTGCTGGTCACGGCTCCGCAGGTGCAGGGCCTGGGCAAAGCAAGTGAACAGGGCGAGGTGCTGGCTTCGTTGCCGGTGCGGGTGGCGGGACTTCCCTGGGGAGCGCTGCACGCCACGTTCCCAGCCCAGCAGCCCCCCGACCCCGGCGCCCTGACGGTGCTCAGCGGCATGGCCGACCACGCCGGCACGGCCCTGCACGCCGCCCGGCTGGCCGAGCGGGCCGCTGGCCGCGCCGAGGAGGAGGAGCGTGCCCGGCTGGCCCGCGAACTGCACGACTCAGTGGCGCAGGCCCTCTACGGCATCAGCCTGGGCGCAAAGGCGGCGCGGGCCACGCTGGACACACGGCCAGAGCAGACACGGGCCAGTCTGGACTACACCATCGGGCTGGCCGAAGGCGCAGTAAGCGAGATGAAGGCGCTGCTGTTCAGCCTGCGCCCCGACGCCCTGGCCGAGGGCGGCCTGCTGGCCGCGCTGGAGCAACAGGTTCATACCCTACGCACCCGTCACGGACTGAACGTGCACACCCGCTGGGGCGAGGAGCCCCCACTTACCCCCGCCGCCCAGACCGCCGCCTACCGGATTGCGCTGGAAGCCCTGCACAACGTGGTCAAGCACGCCCACGCGCAGCAAGTCCAGGTGGAACTGGCGCAGGTGGGGGAAAGGCTTCACCTGCGCGTGCAGGATGACGGACACGGCTTTGACCAGCAGGCGGCCAGCGGGGGCACCCTGGGCCAGCGCTCCATGCGTGAGCGGGCCGCGGGGGCCGGCGGACACCTCGAAGTCCGCAGCGCTCCCGGCCAGGGCACGGCGGTGGAGCTCTGGCTGCCACTGGCACCGGAGCCAGCGACAGAACAGCCGACATCAACGGAGAAGACAGAGCTGCCCGGCACGCTCTCCCCCGTATTCCCAATTCAAGTTCACCAGGAGGCCGGCCAATGA
- a CDS encoding acyl-CoA thioesterase, with the protein MSACAPPPSASLPASGPHRTSLRVRYAETDAMGVAHHAVYPVWFEVGRSDLMRDLGLSYAEVEEQGYFLMLTDLNVRYRRAARYDEELTLLTHIAEVRSRTLRFGYELRGPGSELLASGHTAHIVTDHSYRPQRLPETLLNRLREQVPHGTDRTEPGQPEANI; encoded by the coding sequence ATGTCCGCTTGCGCCCCGCCGCCCTCTGCCTCCCTGCCTGCCAGCGGGCCGCACCGCACCAGCCTGCGCGTCCGCTACGCCGAGACCGACGCGATGGGAGTCGCCCACCACGCGGTCTATCCGGTCTGGTTCGAGGTGGGACGCAGCGACCTGATGCGTGACCTGGGCCTCAGCTACGCTGAGGTGGAAGAGCAGGGCTACTTCCTGATGCTGACCGACCTGAACGTGCGCTACCGCCGCGCCGCCCGTTATGACGAGGAACTTACCCTGCTGACCCACATAGCGGAGGTCCGCTCGCGTACCCTGCGCTTCGGCTACGAGCTGCGCGGCCCAGGCAGCGAACTGCTGGCGAGCGGCCACACGGCGCACATCGTGACCGACCACAGCTACCGGCCTCAGCGCCTGCCAGAAACTCTGCTGAACAGGCTACGGGAGCAGGTGCCGCACGGGACGGACAGGACGGAACCGGGACAGCCGGAGGCGAACATATGA
- a CDS encoding NUDIX domain-containing protein: protein MTPLPRTLPIKRASHVYLVQNGQLLLVQEKMDDGSIFYGLPGGKAGSGESLGGAAVRQVKYETGLTISELNFVSLLEGEILTGTPHACFASFGRFTAQFSGELMPTDPDVVGVSWVPLDQVESLMRYGPPPECEERSPLIWLPTRDFVRGEPRSYYPI, encoded by the coding sequence ATGACTCCGCTCCCGCGCACCCTGCCGATCAAGCGGGCCAGCCATGTCTATCTGGTCCAGAACGGCCAGCTGCTGCTGGTGCAGGAAAAGATGGACGACGGCAGCATTTTTTACGGTCTGCCCGGCGGCAAGGCGGGCAGCGGCGAGAGCCTGGGCGGGGCCGCCGTGCGGCAGGTGAAGTACGAAACGGGCCTGACCATCTCGGAACTGAACTTCGTCAGCTTGCTGGAGGGCGAAATCCTGACCGGCACGCCGCACGCCTGCTTCGCCAGCTTCGGGCGTTTCACGGCACAGTTCAGCGGCGAGCTGATGCCTACCGATCCGGACGTGGTAGGCGTGAGCTGGGTGCCGCTGGACCAGGTGGAAAGCTTGATGCGCTACGGCCCACCGCCCGAGTGCGAGGAGCGCTCGCCGCTCATCTGGCTTCCCACCCGCGATTTCGTACGTGGCGAGCCGCGCTCGTATTACCCCATCTGA